Proteins from a single region of Streptomyces glaucescens:
- a CDS encoding trans-aconitate methyltransferase — protein sequence MNDTGTTAQRGGGIPAQPEAGAATPPAPREAATVTVPAAGVIPGAGPTERPGERRTVRLRESGQGGEADEPPRYAPQWLELRESADAAARAAELVDPLRIRLANLPRRGGGLVVHDLGCGTGSMGRWLAPRLDGAQHWVLHDRDPYLLHFAAVASPRAAADGSRVTVETRRGDIARLTPDALAGASLVTASALLDVLTGAEVEALAAACAGAGCPALLTLSVAGRVELTPHDPLDAEITEAFNAHQRRSGLLGPDAVTAACAAFAARGATVRVRPSPWRLGPGDPELTAQWLRGWVGAAVEQRPGLAARAGKYLAARLAACAAGELRVTVHHSDLLALCRPAGAAS from the coding sequence ATGAACGACACGGGTACGACGGCGCAGCGGGGCGGTGGCATCCCGGCGCAGCCGGAGGCGGGGGCGGCGACGCCCCCGGCACCCCGGGAGGCGGCGACCGTGACGGTCCCGGCCGCCGGGGTGATCCCCGGTGCGGGGCCCACCGAACGCCCCGGCGAGCGGCGCACCGTACGCCTGAGGGAGAGCGGCCAGGGCGGCGAGGCCGACGAGCCGCCGCGTTACGCGCCCCAGTGGCTGGAGCTGCGGGAGTCCGCCGACGCGGCGGCGCGGGCGGCGGAGCTGGTGGATCCGCTGCGGATCCGGCTGGCCAACCTGCCCCGGCGCGGCGGCGGACTCGTGGTGCACGACCTGGGCTGCGGCACCGGCTCGATGGGCCGCTGGCTCGCGCCGCGGCTGGACGGCGCCCAGCACTGGGTGCTGCACGACCGCGACCCCTACCTGCTGCACTTCGCCGCCGTGGCCTCCCCGCGCGCCGCGGCCGACGGCAGCCGGGTGACCGTCGAGACCCGGCGCGGCGACATCGCCCGGCTCACCCCGGACGCCCTCGCCGGCGCCTCCCTCGTCACGGCGTCGGCGCTGCTGGACGTCCTCACCGGCGCGGAGGTCGAGGCGCTCGCCGCCGCCTGCGCGGGGGCCGGATGCCCGGCCCTGCTGACGCTGTCCGTGGCCGGCCGGGTCGAACTCACCCCGCACGACCCGCTGGACGCGGAGATCACCGAGGCGTTCAACGCCCATCAGCGGCGCTCCGGGCTGCTCGGCCCGGACGCGGTCACCGCGGCGTGCGCGGCGTTCGCCGCGCGGGGGGCGACGGTGCGGGTGCGGCCGAGCCCCTGGCGGCTCGGGCCCGGTGACCCCGAGCTGACGGCGCAGTGGCTGCGCGGCTGGGTGGGCGCCGCCGTCGAACAGCGCCCTGGCCTGGCGGCGCGTGCCGGGAAGTACCTGGCGGCGCGGCTCGCGGCCTGCGCGGCGGGGGAGTTGCGGGTCACGGTCCACCACAGCGACCTGCTGGCGCTGTGCCGCCCGGCCGGCGCGGCCTCGTGA
- a CDS encoding 6-pyruvoyl trahydropterin synthase family protein, whose amino-acid sequence MFSVTVRDHIMIAHSFRGDVFGPAQRLHGATFLVDATFRRPELDDDNIVVDIGLATRELGAVVGELNYRNLDNEPDFAGVNTSTEFLAKVIADRLAERVHKGALGEGARGIAGITVTLHESHVAWASYERDL is encoded by the coding sequence TTGTTCAGTGTCACCGTCCGCGATCACATCATGATCGCCCACAGCTTCCGCGGCGACGTCTTCGGCCCCGCGCAGCGCCTGCACGGAGCGACGTTCCTGGTGGACGCCACCTTCCGGCGGCCCGAGCTGGACGACGACAACATCGTCGTCGACATCGGCCTGGCCACCCGGGAACTCGGGGCGGTGGTGGGCGAGTTGAACTACCGCAACCTGGACAACGAGCCCGACTTCGCCGGCGTGAACACCTCCACCGAGTTCCTGGCGAAGGTGATCGCCGACCGGCTCGCCGAGCGGGTGCACAAGGGTGCGCTCGGCGAGGGCGCCCGCGGCATCGCGGGCATCACGGTCACCCTGCACGAGTCGCACGTCGCTTGGGCGAGTTACGAGCGTGACCTGTGA
- a CDS encoding DNA polymerase beta superfamily protein, translating into MTRRTVNNILLSGVVGSTAYGLAHEDSDVDRLGVFAAPTESLHGLHAPKESHVSTAPDRTLHEAAKWCRLALGGNPTVMELVWLPDELYEVRTPLGDELIDIRTTLLSARRVRDAYLGYATQQFRKLQNRFAADEHGTPARRRSAKHARHLKRLCHQGYELYTTGRLTVRVDDPEEYRRFGEQVAADPSAALPLLRHYESAFDRTRSALPEQPDESAADAWLRRVRAHFYTPEAA; encoded by the coding sequence ATGACGCGGAGGACCGTGAACAACATCCTGCTGTCCGGCGTCGTCGGCTCGACCGCGTACGGACTCGCCCACGAGGACTCCGACGTCGACCGGCTCGGCGTGTTCGCGGCGCCCACCGAGTCCCTGCACGGGCTGCACGCGCCGAAGGAGTCCCACGTCTCCACGGCACCGGACCGCACCCTGCACGAGGCGGCCAAGTGGTGCCGGCTCGCCCTCGGCGGCAACCCTACGGTGATGGAACTGGTCTGGCTGCCCGACGAGCTGTACGAGGTGCGCACCCCGCTCGGTGACGAACTGATCGACATCCGCACCACGCTGCTGAGCGCCCGCCGGGTGCGCGACGCCTACCTCGGTTACGCCACCCAGCAGTTCAGGAAGCTGCAGAACCGGTTCGCCGCCGACGAGCACGGAACTCCCGCCCGCAGGCGCTCCGCCAAGCACGCCCGCCACCTCAAGCGGCTCTGCCACCAGGGCTACGAGCTGTACACCACGGGCCGACTGACCGTCCGGGTCGACGACCCCGAGGAGTACCGCCGCTTCGGCGAACAGGTCGCCGCCGACCCGTCCGCCGCGCTGCCGCTGCTGCGCCACTACGAGTCCGCCTTCGACCGGACCCGCAGCGCACTGCCCGAACAGCCCGACGAGAGCGCGGCGGACGCGTGGCTGCGCCGGGTCCGGGCGCACTTCTACACGCCCGAGGCGGCATAG
- a CDS encoding zinc-dependent alcohol dehydrogenase, with translation MTRPARAFWLISPGYGEIREAELQDPAEDEVLVRALWSGVSRGTETLVFRGEVPRSQYAAMRAPFQEGDFPGPVKYGYLSVGVVEEGPAHLAGRTVFCLHPHQTRYVVPASAVTPVPDHVPAERAVLAGTVETAVNALWDAAPLVGDRIAVVGGGMVGCSVAALLARFPGVRVQLVDTDPAREETAKALGAGFAAPADALGDCDLVVHASTTEQGLARALELVADEGTVLELSWYGDRKVSLPLGEDFHSRRLVLRSSQVGTVAPARRARRSYGDRLALALDLLADPALDALVTGECAFEELPEVLPRLADGSLPALCHRVRYGR, from the coding sequence ATGACACGCCCCGCACGTGCGTTCTGGCTCATCTCTCCAGGGTATGGAGAGATCCGTGAGGCCGAACTGCAAGATCCGGCCGAAGACGAGGTGCTGGTGCGGGCGTTGTGGTCGGGGGTGAGCCGGGGCACGGAGACGCTGGTGTTCCGCGGCGAGGTGCCGCGCAGCCAGTACGCGGCGATGCGGGCTCCGTTCCAGGAGGGCGACTTCCCGGGGCCGGTGAAGTACGGCTACCTGAGCGTCGGCGTCGTCGAGGAGGGCCCCGCGCACCTTGCCGGCCGTACCGTCTTCTGCCTCCACCCGCACCAGACGCGCTACGTCGTCCCCGCCTCGGCCGTCACCCCTGTACCGGACCACGTGCCGGCCGAACGGGCCGTGCTGGCGGGCACCGTGGAGACCGCGGTCAACGCGCTGTGGGACGCGGCGCCGCTGGTCGGTGACCGGATCGCGGTGGTCGGCGGCGGCATGGTGGGCTGCTCGGTGGCCGCGCTGCTGGCCCGGTTCCCCGGCGTGCGGGTCCAGTTGGTCGACACCGACCCGGCCCGTGAGGAGACCGCCAAGGCGCTCGGCGCCGGGTTCGCCGCGCCCGCCGACGCGCTCGGCGACTGCGACCTCGTCGTCCACGCCAGCACCACCGAGCAGGGCCTGGCCCGCGCCCTGGAACTCGTCGCCGACGAGGGCACGGTCCTCGAACTCAGCTGGTACGGCGACCGGAAGGTGAGTCTTCCGCTCGGCGAGGACTTCCACTCCCGGCGGCTGGTGCTGCGCAGCAGCCAGGTCGGCACCGTCGCCCCGGCGCGCCGCGCCCGCCGCTCCTACGGCGACCGGCTCGCCCTCGCCCTCGACCTGCTCGCCGACCCGGCGCTGGACGCGCTCGTCACGGGCGAGTGCGCCTTCGAGGAGCTGCCCGAGGTGCTGCCGCGGCTGGCCGACGGCAGCCTCCCGGCGCTGTGCCACCGGGTGCGGTACGGGAGATAA
- a CDS encoding energy-coupling factor ABC transporter permease: MHIAEGFLPPAHAVAWGAASAPFVVHGVRSLTREVREHPESTLLLGASGAFTFVLSALKLPSVTGSCSHPTGTGLGAILFRPPAMAVLGTITLLFQALLLAHGGLTTLGANVFSMAIAGPWAGYAVYRLLRRYDVPLMVAVFFGAFVADLSTYCVTSVQLALAFPDPGSGFLGALGKFGTIFAVTQIPLAVSEGLLTVLVMRLLVQSSKGELTRLGVLVAGKRAEAKPAGSEAVAR, translated from the coding sequence ATGCACATAGCCGAGGGTTTTCTGCCTCCGGCGCACGCGGTCGCCTGGGGCGCCGCGTCCGCTCCCTTCGTCGTCCACGGCGTCCGTTCCCTGACGCGTGAGGTCCGTGAGCATCCCGAGAGCACACTGCTGCTGGGTGCCTCCGGAGCCTTCACCTTCGTCCTGTCCGCCCTCAAACTGCCCTCGGTCACCGGCAGCTGCTCGCACCCCACCGGCACCGGTCTCGGCGCGATCCTGTTCCGGCCGCCCGCGATGGCGGTGCTCGGCACGATCACACTGCTGTTCCAGGCGCTGCTGCTCGCGCACGGCGGGCTGACCACGCTGGGCGCCAACGTCTTCTCGATGGCGATCGCCGGCCCGTGGGCGGGTTACGCCGTCTACCGGCTGCTGCGGCGCTACGACGTGCCGCTGATGGTCGCGGTGTTCTTCGGCGCGTTCGTCGCCGACCTGTCCACCTACTGCGTCACCAGCGTCCAGCTCGCGCTGGCCTTCCCCGACCCCGGCAGCGGTTTCCTGGGCGCGCTCGGCAAGTTCGGCACCATCTTCGCCGTCACGCAGATCCCGCTGGCGGTGAGCGAGGGCCTGCTGACGGTGCTGGTCATGCGGCTGCTGGTGCAGTCGAGCAAGGGTGAACTGACCCGGCTGGGCGTGCTGGTGGCCGGCAAGCGGGCCGAGGCGAAGCCGGCCGGCAGCGAGGCGGTGGCGCGATGA
- a CDS encoding glycosyltransferase family 4 protein — protein sequence MSLRTVHFVLPGGVDDPAAPSGGNAYDRRVCLDLPGFGWQVHRLPVAGSWPRPEAAARAELARALGELPDGSVVMLDGLVACGVPEVVVPEAGRLRLAVLVHLPLADETGLPPATAAELDARERAVLRAVPAVIATSDWAVRRLVAHHGLDPERVHAAAPGADIAPLASGTDGVSRLLCVAAVTPRKGQHRLVEALASVTDLPWSCVCVGGLTQDPEYVARLRALIDGHGLTGRIHLAGPQSGAALDASYAAADLMVLMSYAETYGMAVTEALARGIPVLATDVGGLPEAVGRAPDGGVPGILVPPEDPAALAAELRGWFGEADVRRRLKAAARRRRAALDGWATTARSLAGVLSRLPGEPRRAA from the coding sequence ATGTCCCTGCGCACCGTGCACTTCGTCCTGCCGGGCGGGGTCGACGACCCGGCCGCGCCGAGCGGCGGCAACGCCTACGACCGGCGGGTGTGTCTGGACCTGCCCGGCTTCGGCTGGCAGGTCCACCGGCTTCCGGTGGCCGGATCCTGGCCCCGCCCCGAGGCCGCGGCCCGCGCCGAACTGGCCCGGGCACTGGGTGAGTTGCCGGACGGCTCGGTGGTGATGCTGGACGGGCTCGTCGCCTGCGGCGTCCCCGAGGTGGTCGTCCCGGAGGCGGGGCGGCTGCGGCTCGCCGTGCTGGTGCACCTGCCGCTCGCCGACGAGACGGGTTTGCCGCCCGCGACGGCCGCCGAGCTGGACGCCCGGGAGCGGGCGGTGCTGCGGGCCGTGCCGGCGGTGATCGCCACCAGTGACTGGGCGGTCCGCCGGCTCGTCGCCCACCACGGGCTGGACCCCGAGCGGGTGCACGCCGCCGCGCCCGGTGCGGACATCGCGCCCCTCGCTTCCGGCACCGACGGTGTGTCACGGCTGCTGTGCGTCGCCGCGGTCACCCCGCGCAAGGGGCAGCACCGGCTGGTGGAGGCACTGGCATCGGTCACGGACCTGCCGTGGAGCTGTGTGTGCGTCGGCGGCCTGACGCAGGACCCGGAGTACGTCGCCCGGCTGCGGGCGCTCATCGACGGGCACGGCCTGACGGGCCGTATCCACCTCGCGGGGCCGCAGTCCGGGGCCGCCCTCGACGCCAGTTACGCCGCCGCCGACCTCATGGTGCTGATGTCGTACGCCGAGACGTACGGCATGGCGGTCACGGAGGCACTGGCGCGCGGCATCCCCGTGCTGGCCACGGACGTGGGCGGACTCCCCGAGGCGGTCGGCCGCGCCCCCGACGGCGGGGTGCCCGGCATCCTGGTCCCGCCGGAGGACCCGGCCGCGCTCGCCGCGGAGCTGCGCGGCTGGTTCGGCGAGGCGGACGTGCGACGCCGTCTCAAGGCCGCCGCGCGGCGCCGCCGGGCCGCGCTCGACGGCTGGGCCACCACCGCCCGGTCCCTGGCCGGCGTACTGAGCCGGCTCCCCGGCGAACCACGGAGGGCTGCATGA
- a CDS encoding glycerophosphodiester phosphodiesterase family protein: MSARHFLAALALLPALALPASAHATTDTDTVTDTAATAAAGPVPGAPSLVTASPRKTRFDLQAHRGGLGLTTESTLEGFAKALRLGVSTLELDTQITRDHKVVVTHDRQVSAQKCRDTAPVVPGDPQYPYVGAYVKDLTLAQLRTLDCGYRQLPGHPGQERIAGARMVELRDVLDLVKRYRARQVTLNVETKVEAGAPEQTAPRELFVRRVYEEIRASGIERQVTIQSFDWGALKVMHRLAPRWPLVALTNHDFLQVGRPGASPWLGGIDADDYGGDFVRAAATVPGVRALSPNYGFPQNGKIGDPGFRFYPDRAMIAAAHARGLKVVPWTCDDPATVAALMELGVDGIITDYPDRVRALMAERGMRLPKPYHPRG, from the coding sequence ATGTCCGCCCGACACTTCCTCGCCGCCCTGGCCCTGCTGCCGGCTCTCGCGCTCCCGGCGTCCGCCCACGCCACCACCGACACCGACACCGTCACCGACACCGCTGCAACCGCCGCCGCCGGGCCGGTGCCCGGCGCTCCGTCCCTGGTGACGGCTTCGCCCCGGAAGACCCGCTTCGACCTCCAGGCCCACCGCGGTGGCCTCGGCCTGACCACGGAGAGCACGCTGGAGGGGTTCGCCAAGGCCCTGCGGCTCGGGGTGTCCACGCTGGAGCTGGACACCCAGATCACCCGGGACCACAAGGTCGTCGTCACCCACGACCGGCAGGTCAGCGCCCAGAAGTGCCGGGACACGGCACCCGTCGTGCCCGGCGACCCGCAGTACCCGTACGTCGGCGCCTACGTGAAGGACCTGACCCTGGCCCAGCTCCGGACCCTGGACTGCGGCTACCGGCAACTGCCGGGCCACCCCGGGCAGGAACGGATCGCGGGCGCCAGGATGGTGGAACTGCGGGACGTGCTGGACCTGGTGAAGCGGTACCGGGCCCGCCAGGTGACCCTCAACGTCGAGACCAAGGTCGAGGCGGGCGCCCCCGAGCAGACCGCACCGCGCGAGCTGTTCGTGCGGCGGGTGTACGAGGAGATCCGCGCCTCGGGCATCGAGCGGCAGGTGACCATCCAGTCCTTCGACTGGGGCGCGCTGAAGGTCATGCACCGGCTCGCGCCGCGCTGGCCGCTGGTCGCCCTCACCAACCACGACTTCCTCCAGGTCGGCAGGCCCGGCGCCTCCCCGTGGCTCGGCGGGATCGACGCCGACGACTACGGCGGCGACTTCGTGCGGGCCGCCGCCACCGTCCCCGGGGTCCGGGCGCTCTCCCCCAATTACGGCTTCCCGCAGAACGGGAAGATCGGCGACCCCGGCTTCCGCTTCTACCCGGACCGGGCGATGATCGCCGCCGCCCATGCCCGCGGACTGAAGGTCGTCCCGTGGACCTGCGACGATCCGGCCACGGTGGCCGCGCTGATGGAACTGGGCGTGGACGGGATCATCACCGACTATCCGGACCGGGTACGGGCCCTGATGGCGGAGCGGGGCATGCGGCTGCCGAAGCCGTACCACCCGCGTGGCTGA
- a CDS encoding CDP-alcohol phosphatidyltransferase family protein, translating to MALNNTRGAWPVQREPAAGAGAQLLLLALLGATTGMGPAGWLTGLACTAAGWAVLARAVHRSRLSSFGPANRVTLGRAVLVGAVTALVADSFRSAPPTALFAGLTTVALVLDGVDGKVARRTGTASPLGARFDMEVDAFLILVLSVYVSTRLGAWVLLIGGMRYAFVAAARRWPWLTAPLPPSTARKTVAALQGVLLLVAATGLLPVAAGTAVVALALALLTWSFGRDVRWLWHRSRTAPPPRTARPPRRLPTSPMPRMARMSWMAWATAGDGWADGTTSPRHPARRYPPS from the coding sequence GTGGCCCTGAACAACACACGCGGTGCGTGGCCCGTCCAGCGGGAGCCCGCGGCCGGCGCGGGTGCGCAGCTCCTGCTGCTGGCCCTGCTCGGCGCGACGACCGGGATGGGCCCGGCGGGCTGGCTGACCGGCCTCGCCTGCACCGCGGCGGGCTGGGCGGTCCTCGCCCGCGCCGTGCACCGCTCCCGGCTCAGCTCCTTCGGGCCCGCCAACCGGGTCACCCTCGGCCGGGCCGTCCTGGTCGGCGCGGTGACGGCCCTGGTCGCCGACTCCTTCCGCAGCGCCCCGCCCACCGCCCTGTTCGCCGGCCTGACGACGGTGGCGCTGGTCCTCGACGGCGTGGACGGCAAGGTCGCCCGGCGCACCGGCACGGCGTCGCCGCTCGGAGCACGCTTCGACATGGAGGTCGACGCGTTCCTGATCCTCGTCCTCAGCGTGTACGTCTCGACGCGGCTGGGGGCCTGGGTGCTGCTGATCGGCGGCATGCGCTACGCGTTCGTCGCCGCCGCCCGCCGGTGGCCCTGGCTCACCGCTCCCCTGCCGCCGAGCACGGCCCGCAAGACGGTTGCCGCGCTCCAGGGCGTGCTCCTGCTGGTGGCCGCCACCGGACTGCTGCCCGTCGCGGCCGGCACGGCCGTGGTGGCGCTGGCCCTCGCCCTGCTGACGTGGTCGTTCGGCCGGGACGTACGGTGGCTCTGGCACAGGTCACGAACGGCCCCACCGCCCCGGACGGCACGGCCGCCACGACGGTTGCCGACGTCCCCGATGCCGCGGATGGCGCGAATGTCCTGGATGGCGTGGGCGACGGCCGGGGACGGCTGGGCCGACGGCACCACCTCGCCGCGACACCCGGCCCGTCGGTATCCGCCCTCCTGA
- a CDS encoding creatininase family protein — protein sequence MSGSGLFPADTTEDVRARAAGAPRQVAVLPVGSFEQHGPYLPLATDTLVACAVARDIAAAYPVHLLPPVTVSCSHEHADWPGTVSISAVTLHAVVRDIADSLRRSGIGALVLVNGHGGNYVLGNAVQEATARGERMALFPAPEDWEAARERAGVETSLQSDMHAGETETSILLHTHPESVRPGYETADFLADDRRHLLTTGMSAYTDSGVIGRPSLGTAEKGKELLASLVDSFAAYFTLLTSEEDERDVRVVRDVRVVPDVRVVQDVPPERV from the coding sequence ATGAGTGGTTCCGGTCTGTTTCCGGCGGACACGACGGAGGACGTACGCGCGCGGGCGGCCGGTGCGCCGCGGCAGGTCGCCGTCCTCCCGGTCGGGAGCTTCGAGCAGCACGGCCCGTACCTCCCGCTGGCCACCGACACGCTCGTCGCCTGCGCCGTCGCCCGGGACATCGCCGCCGCGTACCCGGTGCACCTGCTGCCCCCGGTGACCGTGTCCTGCTCGCACGAGCACGCGGACTGGCCGGGAACCGTCAGCATCTCCGCGGTGACCCTGCACGCGGTGGTACGGGACATCGCCGACTCGCTGCGCCGCTCCGGCATCGGGGCGCTGGTGCTCGTCAACGGGCACGGCGGCAACTACGTCCTGGGCAACGCCGTCCAGGAGGCCACCGCGCGCGGCGAGCGCATGGCGCTGTTCCCCGCCCCGGAAGACTGGGAGGCGGCACGCGAACGGGCCGGGGTGGAGACCTCCCTGCAAAGCGACATGCACGCGGGGGAGACAGAGACCTCCATCCTGCTGCACACCCATCCCGAATCGGTCCGGCCCGGATATGAGACCGCCGATTTCCTCGCCGACGACCGGCGTCATCTGCTCACCACCGGTATGTCCGCCTACACCGATTCCGGTGTCATCGGCAGGCCCTCCCTGGGCACCGCGGAAAAGGGGAAGGAACTGCTGGCGAGTCTGGTGGATTCCTTCGCCGCGTATTTCACGCTGCTCACCTCCGAGGAAGACGAACGGGACGTGCGGGTTGTGCGGGACGTGCGGGTGGTGCCGGACGTGCGGGTCGTGCAGGACGTGCCGCCGGAACGGGTGTGA
- the ribA gene encoding GTP cyclohydrolase II, which translates to MTENLGVIGGKSARRTGVERVVNAPLPTVYGPFQAIGYLDHDRGEEQVALVHGDLGADRVLTRLHSECLTGDAFGSRHCECGDQLASAMRAVTAEGAGVVVYLRGHEGRGIGLLGKLRAMALQAEGLDTVEANVALGLPVDARDYGVAAGILQDLGVRSVRLMSNNPRKREALVRHGIQVDEQVPLLIPPCENNITYLRTKRERLDHHLPHLDAVAHWS; encoded by the coding sequence ATGACAGAGAACCTCGGCGTCATCGGTGGCAAGTCGGCTCGTCGCACCGGTGTGGAACGCGTGGTGAATGCCCCGCTGCCCACCGTGTACGGACCGTTCCAGGCGATCGGATATCTCGACCACGACCGCGGTGAGGAGCAAGTGGCCCTGGTGCACGGCGATCTCGGCGCCGACCGGGTGCTCACCCGGCTGCATTCCGAGTGTCTGACCGGAGACGCGTTCGGCTCGCGGCACTGCGAATGCGGCGACCAGCTCGCGTCGGCAATGCGCGCGGTGACCGCCGAAGGGGCCGGTGTGGTCGTCTACTTGAGAGGGCACGAGGGCCGCGGCATCGGACTGCTGGGCAAGCTGCGGGCGATGGCGTTGCAGGCGGAGGGGCTGGACACGGTCGAGGCGAACGTGGCGCTCGGCCTGCCGGTGGACGCCCGGGACTACGGGGTCGCCGCCGGGATCCTCCAGGACCTGGGGGTGCGTTCGGTGCGGCTGATGTCCAACAACCCGCGCAAGCGGGAGGCGTTGGTGCGGCACGGCATACAGGTCGACGAGCAGGTCCCGCTGCTCATCCCCCCGTGCGAGAACAACATCACGTATCTGCGCACGAAGCGGGAACGGCTGGACCACCACCTGCCCCATCTGGACGCGGTGGCGCACTGGTCCTGA
- a CDS encoding elongation factor G, producing MRTDLTSLATIRNLGILAHVDAGKTTVTERILYATGTTHRRGEVHDGTTVTDFDPQERDRGITIFAAAVSCAWNGHRLNLIDTPGHVDFADEVERSLRVLDGAVAVFDAVAGVEPQSESVWRQADRHGVPRIAFVNKLDRAGADLDAAVASIRDRLHPAPLVVQLPIGTEDGFRGVVDLIHMRALTWADAGEARVAGPVPDELREEARRRRRALEEAVAELHPGALEEFCTRSAVSATTLVAALRDLTRDGDGVVVLCGSAYRNRGIEPLLDAVVAYLPSPVDVPPVRGVAKQNGVAEENGVTEQNGVTEQNGVTEENGVPEARGTSEDNDGALQQRTASPDTPFAALAFKVNATPTGRLTYLRIYSGTIEKGDTVWDANARRTERIGRILRVQADRHAQLERAAAGDIVAVVGLKSARAGTTLCDPAAPIVLEPPGAADPVVSVAVEARRTADSGRLATALARLAEEDPSLVVRTDPETGQTVLSGMGELHLEVAVEKIRRAHGLDVGVGRPRVAYRETVLRGVRGHVHRHVKQDGGAGQFAHVVLDVEPLHPEPGGTGFAFRSTVVGGRVPQEYVRAVEAGCRDALAEGPLGGHPVTGLRVTLTDGSTHVKDSSEMAFRTAGRAALLGALRDAAMTVLEPVAEVTVTVPEDAVGGVLGDLAARRGRVTGSVVRAGAATVTATVPLAELFGYATRLRGRTQGRGTFTARPTGYAPAPQTTSTR from the coding sequence GTGCGAACCGACCTCACCAGCCTCGCCACCATCCGCAACCTGGGCATCCTCGCCCACGTCGACGCGGGCAAGACCACCGTCACCGAGCGGATCCTGTACGCCACCGGCACCACCCACCGACGCGGAGAGGTCCACGACGGCACCACCGTCACCGACTTCGACCCGCAGGAGCGCGACCGTGGCATCACCATCTTCGCGGCGGCGGTCAGCTGCGCCTGGAACGGCCACCGCCTCAACCTGATCGACACGCCAGGACACGTCGACTTCGCCGACGAGGTGGAACGTTCACTGCGCGTGCTGGACGGGGCGGTCGCGGTGTTCGACGCGGTCGCGGGCGTGGAACCGCAGAGCGAGTCGGTGTGGCGGCAGGCGGACCGGCACGGTGTGCCGAGGATCGCCTTCGTCAACAAACTCGACCGCGCGGGCGCCGACCTCGACGCGGCCGTCGCGTCGATCCGGGACCGGCTGCACCCGGCGCCGCTGGTCGTCCAGCTGCCGATCGGGACGGAGGACGGCTTCCGCGGGGTGGTCGACCTGATCCACATGCGAGCACTGACCTGGGCGGACGCCGGGGAGGCCAGGGTGGCGGGGCCGGTGCCGGACGAGCTGCGGGAGGAGGCGCGGCGCCGCCGGCGGGCGCTGGAGGAGGCGGTCGCGGAACTGCATCCGGGCGCGCTGGAGGAATTCTGTACGCGGTCGGCGGTCTCCGCGACGACGCTCGTCGCCGCGCTGCGTGACCTGACGCGCGACGGCGACGGCGTGGTCGTCCTGTGCGGCTCGGCCTACCGCAACCGCGGCATCGAGCCGCTGCTGGACGCGGTGGTGGCGTACCTGCCGTCACCGGTGGACGTGCCGCCGGTACGCGGCGTCGCGAAGCAGAACGGCGTCGCGGAGGAGAATGGCGTCACGGAGCAGAACGGCGTCACGGAGCAGAACGGCGTCACGGAGGAGAACGGCGTCCCGGAGGCCAGGGGCACCTCGGAGGACAACGACGGGGCGCTGCAGCAACGCACCGCCTCCCCCGACACCCCCTTCGCCGCCCTCGCCTTCAAGGTGAACGCCACCCCCACCGGCCGCCTCACCTACCTCCGCATCTACTCCGGCACCATCGAGAAGGGAGACACCGTGTGGGACGCGAACGCCCGCCGTACTGAGCGCATCGGCCGCATCCTGCGCGTGCAGGCGGACCGGCACGCCCAGCTGGAACGCGCGGCGGCCGGCGACATCGTCGCCGTCGTCGGGCTGAAGTCCGCGCGGGCCGGCACCACGCTGTGCGACCCGGCCGCGCCGATCGTCCTGGAACCGCCCGGCGCCGCCGACCCGGTGGTCTCCGTCGCGGTCGAGGCACGCCGTACCGCCGACTCCGGTCGGCTCGCCACGGCCCTCGCCCGGCTCGCCGAGGAGGACCCCTCCCTGGTGGTCCGCACCGACCCGGAGACCGGGCAGACGGTGCTGTCAGGCATGGGCGAACTGCACCTGGAGGTCGCGGTGGAGAAGATCCGCCGCGCCCACGGACTGGACGTCGGCGTCGGCCGGCCACGGGTCGCCTACCGGGAGACGGTGCTGCGCGGGGTGCGGGGCCACGTCCACCGGCACGTCAAACAGGACGGCGGGGCAGGCCAGTTCGCGCACGTGGTCCTCGACGTCGAGCCGCTGCACCCCGAACCCGGCGGCACCGGCTTCGCGTTCCGCTCCACGGTCGTCGGCGGGCGCGTCCCGCAGGAGTACGTCCGGGCGGTCGAGGCGGGCTGCCGCGACGCCCTCGCCGAGGGCCCGCTCGGCGGCCACCCGGTGACCGGACTGCGGGTGACGCTGACCGACGGCTCGACCCATGTGAAGGACTCCTCCGAGATGGCGTTCCGCACCGCGGGCCGCGCGGCACTCCTCGGCGCCCTGCGCGACGCGGCGATGACCGTCCTGGAACCGGTCGCCGAGGTCACGGTGACCGTGCCGGAGGACGCCGTCGGCGGCGTCCTCGGCGACCTCGCGGCCCGCCGCGGCCGGGTGACCGGCTCCGTCGTACGAGCGGGCGCGGCGACCGTCACCGCCACCGTGCCCTTGGCCGAACTCTTCGGCTACGCCACCCGCCTGCGCGGCCGCACCCAGGGCCGCGGCACCTTCACGGCCCGGCCGACGGGGTACGCACCCGCCCCGCAGACCACATCGACGCGTTAA